One window of the Candidatus Methylomirabilota bacterium genome contains the following:
- a CDS encoding AI-2E family transporter yields the protein AWVIVLVPILAFFVLKDAEAFVGAVTGLVVEPRYRQRSLRITQDLHHLLGEYMRALVLLSLLTFVAWSLVFLVAGVPYPLILAALGGALEVIPLVGPVVAGIIVVSVAMFTGYGHTLALVVFIVAWRLVQDYVSSPLVMGRGIEIHPGLVIFGVIAGGELAGPAGMFLSVPVMAMLRIVWHHARDARRTPDDADDGG from the coding sequence GCGTGGGTGATCGTCCTCGTCCCGATCCTCGCCTTCTTCGTTCTGAAGGACGCCGAGGCCTTCGTCGGCGCGGTGACCGGGCTCGTCGTCGAGCCGCGCTACCGCCAGCGCTCGCTCCGGATCACCCAGGACCTCCATCACCTGCTCGGCGAGTACATGCGCGCGCTGGTTCTCCTGTCGCTGCTCACCTTCGTCGCCTGGTCCCTGGTCTTCCTGGTCGCGGGCGTCCCCTACCCGCTCATCCTGGCGGCCCTCGGCGGCGCGCTCGAGGTCATCCCGCTGGTCGGCCCGGTCGTCGCCGGCATCATCGTCGTCAGCGTCGCGATGTTCACGGGCTACGGCCACACGCTGGCGCTCGTGGTCTTCATCGTGGCATGGCGGCTCGTGCAGGACTACGTGTCGAGCCCGCTCGTGATGGGCCGTGGCATCGAGATCCATCCGGGCCTCGTCATCTTCGGCGTCATCGCGGGCGGCGAGCTCGCGGGGCCGGCCGGCATGTTCCTCTCCGTGCCGGTGATGGCGATGCTCCGGATCGTCTGGCACCACGCGCGGGACGCGCGGCGCACGCCCGACGACGCGGACGACGGCGGATGA